In Sorghum bicolor cultivar BTx623 chromosome 8, Sorghum_bicolor_NCBIv3, whole genome shotgun sequence, one genomic interval encodes:
- the LOC8082822 gene encoding MADS-box transcription factor 13, producing the protein MGRGRIEIKRIENNTSRQVTFCKRRNGLLKKAYELSVLCDAEVALIVFSSRGRLYEYANNSVKATIERYKKVHTVGSSSGPPLLEHNAQQFYQQESAKLRNQIQMLQNTNRHLVGDSVGNLTLKELKQLESRLEKGISKVRARKNELLAAEINYMAKRETELQNDHMNLRTKIEEGEQQLQQVTVARSVAAAAAATNVELNPFLEMDTKCFFPGGPFATLDMKCFFPGGYQMLEATAAQHRQMLTTELNLGYQLALPNSDAANNNPHQF; encoded by the exons ATGGGGCGGGGAAGGATTGAGATCAAGAGGATCGAGAACAACACGAGCCGGCAGGTCACCTTCTGCAAGCGCCGCAACGGGCTCCTCAAGAAGGCGTACGAGCTCTCCGTCCTGTGCGACGCCGAGGTGGCCCTCATCGTCTTCTCCAGCCGCGGCCGCCTCTACGAGTACGCCAACAACAG CGTGAAGGCTACGATTGAGAGGTACAAGAAGGTACACACCGTTGGGTCTTCCTCTGGGCCCCCACTCTTAGAGCACAATGCCCAG CAATTCTACCAGCAAGAATCCGCAAAACTGCGCAACCAGATTCAGATGCTGCAAAACACTAACAG GCACTTGGTCGGTGATTCTGTGGGAAACCTGACACTCAAGGAGCTGAAGCAGCTGGAGAGCCGCCTTGAGAAAGGCATCTCTAAGGTCAGGGCCAGGAAG AATGAGCTGCTGGCTGCGGAGATCAATTACATGGCCAAAAGg GAGACTGAACTTCAGAATGACCACATGAACCTCAGGACCAAG ATTGAGGAGGGAGAGCAACAGCTGCAGCAGGTGACCGTGGCCCGGTCtgtcgcagcagcagcagcagccaccaACGTGGAGCTGAACCCATTCTTGGAGATGGATACCAAATGCTTCTTCCCTGGCGGCCCCTTCGCGACGCTGGACATGAAGTGCTTCTTCCCTGGCGGCTATCAGATGCTGGAAGCGACGGCGGCACAGCACCGCCAGATGCTCACCACTGAGCTAAACCTCGGCTACCAACTGGCGCTGCCTAACTCTGACGCTGCCAACAATAACCCTCATCAGTTCTAA
- the LOC8082821 gene encoding uncharacterized protein LOC8082821, producing MPIAQINFNYPSRWELDAPQLAAGGTLAEKEKIRAAKIREESLKVAAWIAVCLKNLQHFETIWIPYHFNNHWIVIGVDVGMNMAWICDSADFDPHTYKDFMSILITAFRAYVKNHKGRHDPGLGSHLRFKSLCSFPKQRPGSLHCGYYVCAFISNTKGYRRHPELGRF from the exons ATGCCTATAGcacaaataaattttaattacccATCGAGATGGGAATTGGATGCGCCACAGCTAGCTGCTGGAGGGACGTTGGCGGAGAAAGAAAAGATCCGTGCGGCCAAAATAAGAGAAGAGTCTCTTAAGGTTGCGGCGTGGATTGCCGTATGTTTAAAGAATCTCCAACACTTCGAAACAATATGgattccataccacttcaa CAATCACTGGATAGTCATAGGTGTCGATGTCGGGATGAACATGGCATGGATTTGTGATTCTGCAGATTTTGACCCTCACACATATAAAGACTTCATGTCAATTCTCATTAC GGCATTCAGGGCCTatgtcaagaatcacaaaggaaGGCATGATCCAGGTCTGGGGAGCCACTTGCGTTTCAAATCTCTATGTTCG TTTCCCAAGCAAAGGCCAGGGAGTCTGCATTGTGGATACTATGTATGTGCTTTCATCAGTAACACAAAAGGCTACAGGAGACACCCTGAGTTG GGGCGGTTCTAG